cttgaacctgggaggtagaggttgcagtgagctgagatcacaccactgcactccagcctgggcaacagagcaagactctgtctcaaaacaaaacaaaaaagttagctgggtgtggttgtggtggtgggctcttgtaatcccagctactgtagaggctgaggcaggagaattgtgaggcagaggctgcggtgagcagagatcaagccattgcactccagcctgggcgacagagcaagactgtctcaaaaaaaaaaaaaaaaagttattgcgGTTTTTGCTATCACTTTCAATAGCAAAAAccacaataacttttgcaccaacccaatacAAAAGTGAGTTGGGTGTGGTGCtgagcacctgcaatcccagctactcgggaggctgaggcaggagaatcacttaaattcaggaggcgaaggttgcagtgagctgagatcgtgaactgcactccagcctgggcaacagagtgagaccctgcctcaaacaaacaaacaaacaaacaaaaaaagggatTCTGGGAAAGGCAGTGAAAATCCAAGGAACAGAATGTAGGATCAAGGGGATGGTAAGTAGGAATCCAGCCGACAAGAAATAGGGGTCAAAGGCACAGCGTGTCGGGGGCCATGTTTCAGGGTCAGGAAGTAGAGCTGTAGAGCTGAGGGACTGGGAAGAGGCAGAGAAGTGATATTCGGGGGGATAGGAAGGGCtccaagagacagaaagagggtCTGAGGGACAAGAGCAGAGAGCCTGAGGTGCTGGGGTCTGAGGATAGCTGCGTGTGCGGGAGCTGGAAGGATCTGAGCACCTGGAAGCGCATCTGCTGTGCCTTCTCTGGATCCACGGCCGCCACGTGCTGGTAGTGGCGCAGCGTGTGCCTCTGCTCCTTCTGCTCCGCGCGCAGGTAGCGCCGCAGGGCCATAAAGACGCGATCCGCCTGAGGAAGGGACACAGGCTGCCCAGGTCTGCCCTCACCCTTCTCGCCCTCTGCTCTCTGCCCCCACGGTCCCCACACCTGAGGCGGATCTCCCTGCAGGGCCGCCAGGAAGCCCTCCAAGGCGGCTCGCCGCTGGTCGTTGATAAGGGCGATGACACGGGTGGCATGAGTCTCCACCAGGCGCTGTCGCTCACCAGACACCTGCTCCTCCAGGGTCTGCAGAATGGACTGGAAGTGCTGGGGAGTGGGTAGGGCACAGGGTCAGGAGAGGAGAAGATGGATCAAAGGCTGGCCAAAGACAGCCTGGAAAGGCAGGGTTACATGGGGTTGGGGGTCATTCCAGGGGTCCAGGCCTGGGCAGAACCAAAGGGTAGGGATTGGAAGGGGTAGGTTCCAGGGCCAGGTAGAGTGGAGGTGGGACCAGGCCCAGTGGGAGCCAATCTGAGGGTGTAACTGTAAGATTGAGTGGGAACAGTCTGGGAGCAGAACTGGCCAATGTTAAGCTGAAAGGGACAAAGCCTTGCAGGGCTCTGGGCTGGGTCAGGGTCAAACTGGAGACAGGCTGTACCTAAATGACATGATAAGGGTGGAACCAACAGCTAATGGGGGTAACATGAGTGGGGTCTCCATGGGGTAGGTCAGGTTGAGAGAGGTGAGACAAGTAGGCAGAGCCAGGTTCGGGGGCGGGGCCTGATAGAGATGATACATCAAAGAGAGACCAAGAAGGCTCTGGCTGTATCTGCAGGGGCCCCGGCTTGGTACAGGACTCTAGAGCCGGCCCTGAGAGGCAAGTCAAGGGCAGATGGGCCAAACATGGCCAATCGGAGGAGTAGAGCAGTGTCAGGTCAGATGGTGGCTTAAGAGGAGTAGAGCCACATGTAGGCGTGGGGCCAGGAAGGGCAGAGATAAGTGGGAAGGGGTGGAACTGGATGGGCAGGGCACGGCCAGAACCACGTGAAGCTGAGCATGCTCCAGGTCGGGGACGGTCACGAGTAGGGCCCCCCTGGGGCTGTCCTACCTCATTCAGGGCCTGTCTGTCAGCTTTAGGCAGGTTCTTGGACTGGTTGTCAGCCATGGCCCATTCACGCATCACCTGCGTGGGAAACAGAGCTTCAGGATCCCAGAATCCACCCTGATCCACCTGGTGAGTCCCCCAACCCCTCTAGAAGATTTTTAGAGGCCCCAGATCCCTTAAGTCTCGGTGGTTCTTAGGTTCCCGAGAGAGAAGATCTAGAAGGAATTTAAAGTgaaagagaggctgggcatggtagctcacgcctgtaatcccagcactttgggaggtcaagacaggcggATCTCCtggttcaggagttcaaaaccagcctggccaacgtggtgaaactccatctctactaaaaatacaaaaactagctgggcatggtggtgggcacctgtagtccaagctacttgggaggctgaggtaggagaatcacttgaacccaggcggcagaagttgcaatgagccaagatcatgccattgcactccagcctgggcaacaagagtgaaactccaactcaaaaaacaaaaaaataaagtgaaagagTGCCATAGACCAGAGTCTCCATATAATCTGGTGGCATCTCAGTCGGATTCTAGATGGGCCATGGGTCTCTGGTCATGTTAGGGGGTGATGTTGAGGGCTCACAGTCAAAGGGGCTTAGGGAGCCTTTGCAAGTACTATCAATGTGTTCTGGAAGTTTCCTGGTATTTAGGGAGCTCTGTACTGTAGTGGGTCCTGGGGCCCCCGGTATCATCACCTCATTAATCTGGCGCATCCTACGCTCCTCCAGGTCCATCTTGGCCCTCAGGAACCCCTCGTGCTCACTGATTTCCCCAGGCATGCCGAAGTAAATATCCACACCATCTGTGGGCCTTGGGGTGGGAGTGACTACAAGACCAGGGATCAGGAGGTCAGTCTGCTGCCCACCTCCAGGCCCCCTTTTCTACTTAGAGAACCATGTTTCCTGGAGTGCACCAAAGACCATCATGTGTCCAGTTTGGCCATCGCTGCTGCCTGGCATTTTGGGAGATGTAGTTCTGGACTGGGCCTGTTCTTGCGAAACTTAGGAATCTATTACACCATCTTGTAAGCTTTCCTGAAATGATCCTCAGGACCTACCCAATGGCCCCTCTACTCCCAAGTACCCCCAGGTTAGCCCTTCTTCCTCTGTTTTATCCAAAGCTACTCCCATCTTTTCCCCTCAGTTGGGTCTTTCCCTTAGTCCCTCCCAAAGACACCCCCAGCAAGACTCTGCCAGATCCTTCTACCTCCATGGTGGAGAGGCCTAGGGGTTCAGAGACTGTCTCACCTTTGCTGACCACTGCAAGGGTATGGGAGCTTGGAGGTGGcaccctttcctcctcctcttcctctttagcCTGCGGAGGCTCCACGAAGTAATCATCGACTGGCTGCGGGAAagattcctcctcttcctcatcctcagcCCCCTCTGCTTTGCCCCCCGGGGGCCAGGACCGGGTGGAGGGGTCACTGAGGGAACAGGAGAGGACTCAGACAGTAAGAACCCAGGCCGAGGCTCCCAGACTGCCATCCCCTTCCTCAGGAACCTTGGGAAGGGCATGGAGGGTTCCCTCCCACTCACCCAACTGCTGTCCCAGATGGGTCAGGGGTCCCTGGAGGGGGACAGCACACATACTCCACACCACGGAACCGATCTGAGCCACAGGGCAAAAGCATGCCCGAGCCGTGCAGGATGAGGCCCTGGGAGCTGCAGGCCTGTGGGAAGAGTGGGCCCAGATGCCAAGATTGTGGGGTATGGGGTGGGTAGATggggagccaggctgcctggatCTAGGGGATTGATGAGGCTAGGAGCCTGGATTCCTGGTTCTGGAGGAAGGGGTTGGGGGCATGAAATTCCTAGATCCCAGTGGGAAGAGGATGCTGGTGGCCCAGACTCCTTGGTTCTGGTGGAGGAGGGTGTTAGGGGCTCGGGCTCCTGGGTTCTAGCGGGGAGGGGACAGGTGGGCCAAGGTCCTGACCTCCTGCGCCTCCTGATGCCTCCGGGTTGAACTCTCACATTCGTCCATGCGCTCCTGGTGCAAGAACCGGCAGCCTTCGGGCACCAGCAGGGCCTCACTCACAAATTCACCAGCTGGGAGCGTGGGACACCAGGGTGAGATCCTCCCACAGCCACCAACCCCACCCTCCTAAGAATCCAGATATTTTATCCTCAGAGGCTTCTCTGCCCCACTTAGGACACAAGCTCCCAGCCCCTTAATGTGGGCCTGAGAGAGGGGCTCAGAACCTCGCCTCTCGGAAACTCCCATCTCAGTGTCCCCCGGCCCACCCCAACCCCTAGCCACATGGACTCACGCAGGCAGTGGAAGGGCACAacctggtggtgggggtgggcgCAGTGGCCGCTCCGGGGACCCCCGCACCAGTGCTCCATGGGGATGGTCTGAGTAGCCTGCTCTACACGTGCAATCTGCAGCTC
This genomic interval from Saimiri boliviensis isolate mSaiBol1 chromosome 14, mSaiBol1.pri, whole genome shotgun sequence contains the following:
- the APLP1 gene encoding amyloid beta precursor like protein 1 isoform X1; amino-acid sequence: MGPANPAASCLGRRRGQPPLPLLLPLLLLLLRAHPAVGSLAGGNPGAAEAPGSAQVAGLCGRPTLHRDLRTGRWEPDPQRSRRCLRDPQRVLEYCRQMYPELQIARVEQATQTIPMEHWCGGPRSGHCAHPHHQVVPFHCLPGEFVSEALLVPEGCRFLHQERMDECESSTRRHQEAQEACSSQGLILHGSGMLLPCGSDRFRGVEYVCCPPPGTPDPSGTAVGDPSTRSWPPGGKAEGAEDEEEEESFPQPVDDYFVEPPQAKEEEEEERVPPPSSHTLAVVSKVTPTPRPTDGVDIYFGMPGEISEHEGFLRAKMDLEERRMRQINEVMREWAMADNQSKNLPKADRQALNEHFQSILQTLEEQVSGERQRLVETHATRVIALINDQRRAALEGFLAALQGDPPQADRVFMALRRYLRAEQKEQRHTLRHYQHVAAVDPEKAQQMRFQVQTHLQVIEERVNQSLGLLDQHPHLAQELRPQIQELLHSEHLGPSELEAPAPGGSSEDKGGLQSPDSKDADTPMTLPKGSTEQDAASPGKEKMSPLEQYGRKVNASVPRGFPFHSSEIQRDELAPAGTGVSREAVSGLLIMGAGGGSLIVLSMLLLRRKKPYGTISHGVVEVDPMLTLEEQQLRELQRHGYENPTYRFLEERP
- the APLP1 gene encoding amyloid beta precursor like protein 1 isoform X2 translates to MGPANPAASCLGRRRGQPPLPLLLPLLLLLLRAHPAVGSLAGGNPGAAEAPGSAQVAGLCGRPTLHRDLRTGRWEPDPQRSRRCLRDPQRVLEYCRQMYPELQIARVEQATQTIPMEHWCGGPRSGHCAHPHHQVVPFHCLPGEFVSEALLVPEGCRFLHQERMDECESSTRRHQEAQEACSSQGLILHGSGMLLPCGSDRFRGVEYVCCPPPGTPDPSGTAVGDPSTRSWPPGGKAEGAEDEEEEESFPQPVDDYFVEPPQAKEEEEEERVPPPSSHTLAVVSKVTPTPRPTDGVDIYFGMPGEISEHEGFLRAKMDLEERRMRQINEVMREWAMADNQSKNLPKADRQALNEHFQSILQTLEEQVSGERQRLVETHATRVIALINDQRRAALEGFLAALQGDPPQADRVFMALRRYLRAEQKEQRHTLRHYQHVAAVDPEKAQQMRFQVQTHLQVIEERVNQSLGLLDQHPHLAQELRPQIQELLHSEHLGPSELEAPAPGGSSEDKGGLQSPDSKDDTPMTLPKGSTEQDAASPGKEKMSPLEQYGRKVNASVPRGFPFHSSEIQRDELAPAGTGVSREAVSGLLIMGAGGGSLIVLSMLLLRRKKPYGTISHGVVEVDPMLTLEEQQLRELQRHGYENPTYRFLEERP